In Herbinix luporum, a single window of DNA contains:
- a CDS encoding SCP2 sterol-binding domain-containing protein → MKINIYYGGRGLIEDPTIYVINKLTEVLEELRVDVSRYNLYEEKNSIAMLPKTLKDADGVILATTVEWMGIGGLMQQFLDACWLYGDKEKIEKLYMLPVVTASTYGEREAQLTLIQAWGMLGGVTYDGLSAYVEDYLEFETNREYAITIEKKAESFYRVINQERRMLPASNIVIRQNLLKSNSMILTPQESEQLSIYASDDVYVKKQKQDIEELTRIYKEMLEGAGDNDSYQEFIPNLKENFCPMEDFKASYAIDLTDINKTLVVEVDGSMLNCYYGKKADADVIAKTSREVMNSLILGKITFQGAFMSGKLTAKGNFKTLRSFDQVFSFK, encoded by the coding sequence ATGAAAATTAATATATATTATGGGGGAAGGGGTTTAATTGAGGATCCTACCATATATGTAATTAATAAGCTGACCGAAGTGCTAGAAGAGTTAAGGGTCGATGTCAGCAGATATAATTTGTATGAAGAGAAAAACTCCATTGCTATGCTTCCTAAAACATTAAAGGATGCAGATGGTGTAATACTGGCCACCACTGTAGAATGGATGGGAATAGGAGGCTTAATGCAGCAATTTTTAGATGCTTGCTGGCTATATGGAGATAAGGAGAAAATAGAAAAGTTATACATGCTACCGGTAGTTACGGCCAGCACCTATGGAGAAAGAGAAGCTCAACTAACCCTAATACAGGCTTGGGGTATGCTTGGGGGAGTCACCTATGACGGTTTATCAGCTTACGTAGAAGATTACTTAGAATTTGAAACAAATCGGGAGTATGCTATAACTATTGAAAAGAAAGCAGAATCCTTTTATAGGGTTATAAATCAAGAAAGAAGGATGCTTCCTGCCAGTAATATAGTAATTAGGCAGAATTTGCTTAAAAGCAATTCTATGATACTTACTCCTCAAGAAAGTGAGCAACTTTCCATTTATGCCTCCGATGATGTATATGTAAAAAAGCAAAAACAAGATATAGAGGAGCTTACCAGGATTTACAAGGAAATGTTGGAGGGTGCAGGGGATAACGATAGCTATCAAGAATTTATTCCAAATTTAAAAGAAAATTTTTGTCCCATGGAAGATTTTAAAGCCTCCTATGCAATTGACCTTACGGATATTAATAAAACCCTGGTAGTTGAGGTTGACGGAAGTATGCTAAATTGCTATTACGGCAAAAAAGCCGATGCAGATGTTATTGCAAAAACAAGCAGGGAAGTAATGAATAGTCTAATTCTTGGGAAAATCACCTTCCAAGGAGCCTTTATGTCCGGAAAACTTACGGCAAAAGGAAATTTTAAAACTCTTCGTAGCTTCGATCAGGTATTTTCCTTTAAATAA
- a CDS encoding TadE family protein: MKKKIQGSFTIEALLLMPIILFTIFFVLYLSFYFYDYCRVQAVADQFIHKLSINLKHESDIRTGKISYESIARQGVFYHAAGNLNNKKNEIKNYLVNKLSKGLLITKITDIQVSANISEIYIKIEGKLQVPIRAISRIISKKEAFVIEAKGSFHYPAGTVRISEIVLDLGKKIKNIDELKEKIELLLP; encoded by the coding sequence TTGAAGAAGAAAATTCAAGGAAGCTTTACCATAGAAGCCCTGTTGCTTATGCCCATTATACTTTTTACCATATTTTTTGTTTTATATCTGTCCTTTTATTTCTATGATTATTGTAGAGTTCAGGCAGTTGCAGATCAATTTATACATAAATTATCTATTAACCTAAAACATGAGTCTGATATAAGAACAGGAAAGATTTCATATGAAAGTATTGCCAGGCAAGGGGTCTTTTATCATGCAGCAGGAAATCTAAATAATAAAAAAAATGAAATAAAAAATTACCTAGTAAATAAATTATCAAAAGGTCTTTTAATCACCAAGATTACTGATATTCAAGTATCAGCAAACATATCAGAGATTTATATTAAGATTGAGGGAAAATTACAAGTTCCCATAAGAGCAATCTCCCGGATAATTTCAAAAAAAGAAGCTTTCGTAATAGAGGCTAAAGGAAGCTTCCATTACCCTGCCGGTACAGTTCGTATTTCTGAGATTGTATTAGATTTAGGTAAAAAGATTAAGAACATTGATGAATTAAAAGAAAAAATCGAGCTACTTCTTCCCTAG
- a CDS encoding rhomboid family intramembrane serine protease, which yields MKIEDGIIKQLADQGYLKLNIKISNMDLFYRADAFSTDIVLLLRVISGKEITVEEYKLIINNVKNHFTQAGFSDIHLLGLIITAMPKKAKQYCLEEDDHFIIDLWNRQLIVYENQSPYFSELISIVEDIIHDLSYDTGINKKGYYKDDNRKVQWITLFNTLFIVINIIIYLLVHHTSILGETDFVLHRGALSWYLIKEKGEHYRILSSMFLHSDFEHLANNMLVLFFVGDNLERAVGKIKYLIIYFGSGIIAGLSSISYNMLKREFVMSIGASGAIFGIVGAMGYILLINKGRVKNTSSIQIVLFTVFSLYGGVANANIDNVAHIGGFIGGVILAFLLYGKPKRQMEAKGGYTYQSGQEED from the coding sequence ATGAAGATAGAAGATGGTATAATAAAACAACTGGCCGATCAAGGGTATCTAAAGCTAAATATAAAGATTAGCAATATGGATTTATTTTATCGAGCGGATGCTTTTAGTACAGATATTGTTCTGCTTCTTCGTGTTATTTCGGGAAAGGAAATAACCGTTGAAGAATATAAGTTAATAATTAATAATGTTAAAAATCATTTTACTCAGGCTGGTTTTTCAGATATACATCTTTTAGGGCTTATTATTACAGCCATGCCTAAGAAAGCTAAGCAATACTGCCTAGAAGAGGATGATCATTTTATTATTGATTTATGGAATAGGCAGCTTATTGTTTATGAAAATCAATCTCCATATTTTTCAGAATTAATAAGCATAGTCGAAGATATTATCCATGACCTATCTTATGATACTGGGATTAATAAAAAGGGATATTATAAGGACGATAACCGTAAGGTACAATGGATAACATTATTTAACACCTTATTTATTGTAATAAACATTATTATTTATCTGCTTGTCCATCATACTAGTATTTTAGGTGAAACTGATTTTGTATTGCATAGGGGGGCCCTCTCTTGGTACTTAATAAAAGAGAAGGGGGAACATTACAGAATACTAAGCTCCATGTTCCTACATTCTGATTTTGAACATTTAGCAAATAATATGCTGGTTTTGTTTTTTGTAGGAGATAATCTGGAGCGGGCCGTAGGTAAAATTAAGTATTTGATTATTTATTTTGGTTCCGGCATCATTGCAGGTCTTTCTTCTATCAGCTATAATATGCTAAAAAGAGAATTTGTAATGTCCATAGGAGCTTCCGGTGCCATTTTTGGTATTGTTGGAGCTATGGGATATATTCTCTTAATTAATAAAGGTCGTGTAAAGAACACCAGTAGCATACAGATAGTTTTATTTACTGTATTTAGTCTTTACGGTGGAGTTGCTAATGCCAATATTGATAACGTAGCTCACATCGGTGGCTTTATAGGAGGAGTAATTTTAGCCTTTCTTTTATATGGAAAACCAAAAAGGCAAATGGAGGCTAAGGGCGGTTATACATACCAAAGCGGACAGGAGGAAGATTAA
- a CDS encoding TadE family protein, giving the protein MKKTKNIKGINKYIANASLTIEASLVLPIFLFFFTAFLYFIQIFIVQEMLQKAITETGLSMSRAAYIYSDFYDVSDSKTFDEALLEENIQRGFKELYRTIIYKGAIKYAVESRLNLDRINNSCIVGGFDGIDFSSSQVFKCSNDIDIVARYRVRIPIRIFGIYEMDMIQRVRLRGWSGHKIPALYRVIEENNGKEESFVYVTDSGSVYHLDRTCSHISLSVEAISGKPTWQRNKNGGKYYPCEYCLKNEDSQEEIYYITSYGNRYHKDKSCPKINRRVSKIPITEVGERVPCKRCGR; this is encoded by the coding sequence ATGAAAAAAACAAAAAATATAAAGGGTATAAATAAGTATATTGCAAATGCTTCCCTTACTATAGAGGCCTCCTTGGTATTGCCAATATTTTTATTTTTCTTCACGGCTTTTTTGTACTTTATACAAATATTTATTGTGCAAGAAATGCTACAAAAGGCAATTACCGAAACAGGCTTAAGTATGTCAAGGGCAGCCTATATATACTCAGATTTTTATGATGTAAGTGATAGCAAAACCTTTGATGAGGCTTTGTTAGAAGAAAATATTCAAAGAGGATTTAAGGAATTATACAGGACTATTATTTATAAGGGGGCTATTAAATATGCTGTTGAAAGCAGGCTCAATCTAGATAGAATTAATAATTCCTGTATCGTAGGTGGATTTGACGGGATAGATTTTAGTAGCAGCCAGGTATTTAAATGCAGTAATGACATAGATATAGTTGCCCGCTACCGGGTCAGAATTCCAATTCGAATATTTGGAATTTATGAAATGGATATGATACAAAGGGTTAGGCTTCGGGGATGGAGCGGACATAAGATTCCGGCCCTTTATAGAGTTATTGAAGAAAACAATGGCAAGGAGGAAAGCTTTGTATATGTAACTGACAGCGGTAGCGTATATCATCTAGATAGGACTTGCTCTCATATTAGCTTATCTGTTGAGGCCATCAGTGGAAAACCCACTTGGCAGAGAAATAAAAACGGAGGCAAATATTATCCCTGTGAGTACTGTTTAAAAAATGAAGATTCCCAAGAAGAAATTTATTATATAACATCATATGGGAATCGATATCACAAAGATAAGAGCTGTCCAAAAATTAATAGAAGGGTAAGTAAAATCCCCATAACAGAAGTGGGAGAAAGGGTCCCATGTAAACGATGTGGAAGATAA
- a CDS encoding type II secretion system F family protein, translated as MIEKESIRIIIEGFIGVIILGFLFYRSIIGIIFLSPLIILYYQKKRKVIIAKRKLQLNIEFRDGINSLSAALSAGYSVEQGFTEALLDLKSMYPKGAMIINEFAYITKQIQMNIPVEKALRDFASRSGIEDIISFSEVFSTAKRTGGDLTKIIKTTTDIISNKIEVKREIVTLIAAKKFEANIMKIVPAGILCYLSLSSPEMLKPLYHNLFGILIMTFILGVYLCSYKLIDKIVDIEV; from the coding sequence ATGATTGAAAAGGAAAGTATAAGGATTATTATAGAGGGTTTTATAGGGGTAATTATATTAGGATTTCTCTTTTATAGGAGTATTATAGGAATAATTTTCTTAAGTCCTTTAATTATCTTATATTACCAAAAGAAAAGAAAGGTTATAATAGCAAAAAGAAAATTGCAGTTAAATATTGAATTTAGAGACGGAATTAACAGTCTGTCAGCTGCATTAAGTGCTGGATATAGTGTAGAACAGGGCTTTACTGAAGCATTATTAGACTTAAAAAGTATGTATCCTAAGGGAGCAATGATTATAAATGAATTTGCATATATAACTAAGCAAATTCAGATGAATATACCGGTTGAGAAAGCTTTAAGGGATTTTGCAAGTCGCAGTGGTATAGAAGATATTATAAGTTTTTCAGAAGTTTTTTCTACAGCAAAAAGGACAGGGGGCGATCTTACTAAGATTATAAAAACTACAACAGATATAATCAGTAATAAGATAGAGGTAAAAAGAGAGATTGTGACCTTAATTGCTGCAAAAAAATTTGAAGCTAACATAATGAAAATTGTTCCGGCCGGCATCTTGTGTTATCTATCCCTTTCTTCTCCGGAAATGTTAAAGCCCTTATATCATAATCTTTTTGGAATTCTTATAATGACTTTTATATTGGGGGTCTATCTTTGTAGCTATAAATTAATCGATAAAATTGTTGATATTGAAGTATAA
- a CDS encoding DUF6382 domain-containing protein — translation MEVSYKKDLRNNYLVVEKKDNNDEEAYCVRMILANSITGIIKPEQRNIDGQILYYYDISSKQPLDIIYEKKPINFNQVNKLFTGLIEIMEQAYEFLLNENDLVMEPAHIYIDISTEQANLCYVPGYNKDIRKQIANLIEYIMNKIDYKDKEAVLLVYNLYAICRKDSFSYEDLLSVIRKKSRQDSKIEIEEIGKGEREESKPEAAIKDQIPNEQIPVMMEKILDDQEHYYFPLKTYIYTGICCLCFIFTLILSIKSKLIYTFFGTRIDYSKFMVLLLILLCIMGYVLRKIWDKKNRLTKLIRKEEYIDPRKEDISLKASIEDCLDETLSKSNRDLLNNNDSDILNPTVLLNEARVCKCYLEPINHKINKIIEMDNFPFVIGKYKNNVDYLLDKEVVSRYHLKITMEDDKYYITDLNSTNGTYLNEKPLPCYKKHEIVSGDEVSIAGIKYIFRLDK, via the coding sequence ATGGAGGTTAGTTATAAAAAAGATCTTCGTAATAATTATTTGGTAGTAGAAAAAAAGGATAATAATGATGAAGAGGCTTATTGTGTCCGTATGATTTTGGCAAATTCCATAACCGGTATAATAAAGCCTGAGCAAAGAAACATTGATGGTCAAATACTGTATTATTATGATATTAGCTCAAAACAGCCTTTAGATATTATATATGAAAAAAAACCCATTAATTTCAATCAAGTAAATAAGCTTTTTACGGGTTTAATAGAAATCATGGAGCAGGCCTATGAGTTTCTTTTAAACGAAAATGATTTGGTTATGGAACCGGCTCATATTTATATAGACATTTCTACAGAACAGGCAAACTTATGTTATGTACCCGGCTATAATAAAGATATCAGAAAGCAAATAGCTAATCTAATTGAGTATATTATGAATAAGATTGATTATAAGGATAAGGAGGCGGTTCTTTTAGTATATAATTTATATGCAATCTGTCGTAAGGATAGTTTTTCCTATGAAGATTTATTATCGGTAATCAGAAAAAAGAGCCGGCAAGATAGTAAGATAGAAATCGAAGAAATTGGTAAGGGAGAAAGGGAAGAGAGTAAACCGGAAGCTGCCATAAAGGATCAAATCCCCAATGAGCAAATTCCGGTTATGATGGAGAAGATATTGGATGATCAGGAACATTATTATTTTCCCTTAAAAACTTATATCTATACAGGTATTTGTTGTCTATGTTTTATATTTACATTAATTTTAAGTATAAAAAGTAAATTAATATATACCTTTTTTGGTACTAGGATAGACTATAGTAAGTTTATGGTTTTATTACTTATTTTATTATGTATAATGGGATACGTATTAAGAAAAATATGGGATAAGAAAAATCGTCTTACAAAACTAATCAGGAAGGAAGAATATATAGATCCAAGGAAAGAAGATATAAGTTTAAAGGCATCAATTGAAGACTGTTTGGATGAAACCTTGTCAAAATCTAATAGGGATTTACTAAATAATAATGATAGTGATATTTTAAATCCTACGGTTTTATTAAATGAAGCTAGGGTATGTAAATGTTATCTTGAACCTATAAATCATAAAATCAATAAAATTATAGAAATGGATAATTTTCCTTTTGTAATAGGAAAGTATAAAAATAATGTGGACTACCTACTTGATAAGGAAGTAGTCAGTAGATATCATCTTAAGATTACCATGGAAGATGATAAGTATTACATAACTGATTTAAACTCCACCAATGGAACTTATCTAAATGAAAAACCCCTGCCTTGTTATAAAAAACATGAGATTGTAAGTGGAGATGAAGTTTCCATTGCAGGCATTAAGTATATATTTAGATTAGATAAGTAA
- a CDS encoding A24 family peptidase, with translation MWEFIVRVLLGLFLMVVAIKDLISKKISLWIVILCIILLSICIPFCKALTLLDRILGISLGLGVLILSKITEGKIGMGDGLVLSVTGMGLGFWSNLELFALALAFAALFSMFLLVFRLAGRKNSIPFLPFMFISYLFLCIPVWSEII, from the coding sequence ATGTGGGAGTTTATAGTAAGGGTCTTATTGGGCTTATTTCTTATGGTAGTTGCCATTAAGGATCTTATATCTAAAAAAATATCCCTATGGATAGTGATACTTTGTATTATTCTTTTATCCATATGTATCCCCTTTTGCAAAGCATTAACTTTACTTGATAGAATCTTAGGGATATCTCTTGGACTAGGAGTATTAATATTAAGTAAAATTACAGAAGGTAAAATAGGCATGGGAGATGGTCTGGTTTTAAGTGTAACAGGTATGGGATTAGGATTTTGGAGTAATCTGGAGCTATTTGCCCTGGCTCTGGCATTTGCAGCATTATTTAGTATGTTTCTTTTAGTATTTCGTCTTGCAGGGAGAAAAAATAGTATTCCATTTTTGCCTTTTATGTTTATCTCATATTTGTTTTTATGTATCCCTGTATGGAGTGAGATAATTTAA
- the glpK gene encoding glycerol kinase GlpK: protein MKKYVMALDQGTTSSRCIIFDKSGKIKSMAGKEFTQIYPKAGWVEHNPMEIWSSQISVATEAMAKLGIEAGEIASIGITNQRETTIIWNKNTGQPIYNAIVWQCRRTSDMIDELKEKGLEPYIRETTGLIPDAYFSATKIKWILDNVPGARKEAEKGNLLFGTVDSWLIWNLTKGKVFVTDYTNASRTMMFDIKKLKWDERILRELNIPYSMLPEVKPSSYTYGYTDKSLFGEEIPISGAAGDQQAALFGQCCFEKGEAKNTYGTGCFLLMNTGEEVVKSKQGLLTTIAACTDDKVIYALEGSVFVAGAAIQWLRDELRLIHTASESEKYAYEVNDTNGIYVVPAFTGLGAPYWDQYARGAIVGITRGCNREHIIRATLESIAYQTYDVIKAMESDLDGSLKTLRVDGGASVNNFLMQFQADILNTQVLRPECIETTALGAAYLAGLSVGFWKDKEEIKKNWALSKTFEPNMDEKSREELIKGWRKAVNRSFNWEKE, encoded by the coding sequence ATGAAAAAATATGTGATGGCATTGGATCAGGGGACAACCAGCTCTCGCTGTATTATTTTTGATAAATCAGGAAAAATAAAAAGCATGGCAGGCAAAGAATTTACCCAGATATATCCTAAAGCCGGATGGGTAGAGCATAATCCTATGGAAATATGGTCTTCTCAAATATCTGTTGCAACCGAAGCCATGGCTAAGCTAGGTATAGAGGCAGGTGAAATAGCCTCTATCGGCATAACTAATCAAAGAGAGACTACAATTATATGGAATAAAAACACTGGGCAGCCCATATATAATGCTATAGTTTGGCAGTGTAGAAGAACATCTGATATGATAGATGAATTAAAGGAAAAAGGTTTAGAACCTTATATAAGGGAGACCACAGGCCTTATTCCTGATGCTTACTTTTCAGCTACAAAAATCAAATGGATATTGGATAATGTACCGGGGGCAAGAAAAGAAGCTGAAAAAGGGAATCTATTATTCGGAACCGTTGATTCATGGTTGATTTGGAATTTGACCAAGGGTAAAGTTTTTGTAACAGATTATACCAATGCTTCAAGAACTATGATGTTTGACATAAAAAAGCTTAAATGGGATGAAAGAATATTAAGAGAGCTTAATATACCTTATTCCATGCTTCCTGAAGTTAAGCCCTCAAGTTATACTTATGGATATACAGACAAATCACTTTTTGGAGAAGAGATTCCAATTTCAGGGGCAGCAGGAGATCAGCAGGCAGCCTTATTTGGCCAATGTTGTTTTGAAAAAGGAGAGGCTAAAAACACCTATGGAACCGGTTGCTTTTTATTGATGAATACAGGAGAAGAAGTGGTTAAATCAAAGCAGGGGCTACTTACAACAATAGCAGCCTGTACTGATGATAAAGTCATTTATGCATTAGAGGGCAGTGTCTTTGTAGCCGGAGCGGCTATTCAGTGGTTAAGGGATGAATTAAGACTTATCCATACTGCTTCTGAAAGCGAAAAATATGCATATGAAGTAAATGATACAAATGGTATTTATGTAGTACCGGCCTTTACAGGACTTGGAGCACCTTATTGGGATCAATATGCTAGGGGAGCTATTGTAGGTATTACCAGAGGCTGTAACCGAGAGCATATTATCCGTGCCACACTAGAATCCATAGCCTATCAGACATATGATGTAATTAAAGCTATGGAGAGCGATTTAGATGGAAGCTTAAAAACCTTACGAGTAGATGGAGGGGCTAGTGTTAATAACTTTTTAATGCAGTTTCAAGCCGACATTTTAAATACTCAGGTACTAAGACCTGAATGTATTGAAACCACAGCCTTAGGTGCAGCATATTTGGCAGGTCTTTCTGTTGGATTTTGGAAGGATAAAGAGGAAATAAAGAAAAATTGGGCTTTATCTAAAACCTTTGAACCTAATATGGACGAAAAAAGTAGAGAGGAACTTATAAAAGGTTGGCGTAAGGCCGTTAATAGATCTTTTAACTGGGAAAAAGAATAG
- a CDS encoding Flp1 family type IVb pilin gives MIRNLKRLINTELDGVGVIEIILILVVLIGLVIIFRDQLGEIISNIFDRINEAIDSF, from the coding sequence ATGATAAGAAATTTAAAAAGGTTAATAAACACTGAACTAGATGGAGTTGGGGTAATTGAAATTATTTTAATACTGGTAGTTTTAATTGGTCTGGTTATTATTTTTAGGGATCAACTGGGGGAAATTATAAGCAATATATTTGACAGGATTAATGAGGCTATAGATTCCTTTTAA
- a CDS encoding DUF5702 domain-containing protein, which produces METLKKERYLYGSITVFLSLTLLLILSLLMTIIEGARHHTARVIAERSLTLAMDSVLAEFYGPFMDEYHLLGLDSSYGEPICSDYEITRRIEEYMSYTLTPKLGLESNVNPVELFGISIESLKLNSKTGLMDYGGDIFIHEITEYMKYKELGDIAEFFLNKASILEQPKKLSILYEEKIKVEEEILAIDEGVLALMKYIDGISTNKKGLVRSKNTGLKIESFFAKKIMFETPTMESTGINNERVFYALEKYYSNPSKLFVTVDKEFQKLSEISTYLEDLEKSLQKIQGEKEENTYLLKQLTKNMDDRDDLEADILNLENKISELERFADDIEANMADYNKELIVCTETITKKVNELNKLISGCITAVKQAILQLEQILITIEKAQPLILSYEKNLENKKEELSKDIYESLQEGLEELKKYQKDIGTGYNFPLMKDILEKNYEILLKSERNLDQAYKKLSDKDFDGAKSIYSNTYRILQEYQTKNLNLDYSSLVTYKDKTPDFIGQFKKLLEEGICALVVDYETMSSKELGNFGELPSKTAGLSKEDDQFSFLTLLNKLNLGGKNSGLDSFFQSFGDYSIDSLLKEAIDNIAKRFLLIEYINQHFYRFPCENESKETKKPSVLTYEKEYLLFGKLKDKDNLEDIIKKIILIRTLLNFTSILTDKEKWQEAKTIAATLVGFMGLPILVTITQSILMFLLAFGSGLIDTSALLMGKEIPILKKRVDLKFAELLLLNKEYIEKKAASYKEEKGFSYNDYLTLFLYFTDLDKLSFRMMDLMQENINLRYGSNFRISNCIFGFETEAVFHIKPIFTSLSFLKKILKSDFNQIYIVQGDYSY; this is translated from the coding sequence TTGGAAACTCTTAAAAAGGAAAGATATCTTTATGGTTCAATTACCGTGTTTTTAAGTCTTACACTATTGTTAATTTTATCCCTGCTTATGACTATTATTGAAGGGGCAAGACATCATACTGCCAGGGTTATTGCAGAAAGATCTTTAACCCTTGCTATGGATTCGGTTTTAGCAGAATTTTATGGCCCCTTTATGGATGAATATCATCTACTGGGATTAGATTCATCCTATGGTGAGCCTATATGCAGTGATTATGAAATAACTCGGAGAATAGAAGAGTATATGTCTTATACATTAACTCCAAAGTTGGGTCTTGAGAGTAATGTAAATCCGGTTGAACTTTTTGGAATTTCCATAGAATCCCTTAAGCTTAATAGCAAAACCGGACTTATGGATTATGGGGGAGATATATTTATTCATGAAATCACTGAATATATGAAATACAAAGAACTTGGAGATATTGCAGAATTCTTTTTAAATAAAGCCTCCATATTGGAGCAGCCTAAAAAGCTTAGTATCCTTTATGAAGAAAAAATAAAAGTTGAAGAAGAAATCCTAGCCATAGATGAGGGCGTTCTTGCCTTAATGAAATATATAGACGGTATATCTACCAATAAAAAGGGCTTAGTAAGATCAAAAAATACAGGACTTAAGATTGAAAGTTTCTTTGCCAAAAAAATAATGTTTGAAACTCCGACTATGGAAAGTACCGGAATTAATAATGAGAGGGTATTTTATGCCTTAGAAAAATATTACTCAAATCCTAGTAAATTATTTGTTACCGTGGACAAGGAATTTCAAAAGTTAAGTGAAATTAGCACTTATCTTGAAGACTTAGAAAAAAGCCTTCAAAAAATTCAAGGTGAGAAAGAAGAAAATACTTATCTCTTAAAACAGTTAACAAAAAACATGGATGACAGGGACGACTTAGAGGCAGATATTTTAAATTTAGAAAATAAAATATCGGAACTTGAAAGATTTGCAGATGATATAGAAGCAAATATGGCTGATTATAACAAGGAACTTATAGTCTGTACAGAAACCATAACAAAGAAGGTAAATGAACTTAATAAGTTAATATCAGGGTGTATCACAGCAGTTAAACAAGCAATTCTTCAGTTAGAGCAAATCCTTATTACCATAGAAAAAGCCCAGCCTCTAATATTATCCTACGAAAAAAATCTAGAAAATAAAAAGGAAGAGTTGAGCAAGGATATTTATGAAAGCTTACAGGAAGGCTTAGAAGAATTAAAAAAATATCAAAAGGATATTGGAACAGGATATAATTTTCCTTTGATGAAAGATATTCTTGAGAAAAATTACGAAATACTTTTAAAATCTGAAAGAAACCTTGATCAGGCTTATAAAAAGCTATCAGATAAAGACTTTGACGGGGCAAAAAGTATTTATAGTAATACTTATAGAATACTTCAAGAATATCAGACAAAAAATCTTAATCTTGACTATAGTTCTTTAGTAACCTATAAGGATAAAACCCCTGATTTTATAGGCCAATTTAAGAAGCTTCTAGAAGAAGGGATATGTGCCTTAGTGGTGGATTATGAGACCATGTCAAGCAAGGAGTTGGGTAATTTTGGGGAACTGCCGTCAAAAACAGCCGGCTTATCTAAAGAAGATGACCAATTTTCATTTTTAACCTTGTTAAATAAGCTAAATTTAGGGGGAAAAAATTCCGGTTTAGACAGTTTCTTCCAAAGTTTCGGAGATTATAGCATAGACAGTCTTTTAAAGGAGGCTATAGATAATATAGCAAAACGCTTCTTGTTAATCGAATATATAAACCAGCACTTTTATAGATTTCCCTGTGAAAATGAAAGTAAGGAGACAAAGAAACCTTCTGTACTGACATATGAAAAGGAATATTTATTGTTTGGAAAGTTAAAAGATAAGGATAATCTAGAAGATATAATTAAAAAAATTATACTGATCAGAACCCTTCTTAACTTTACATCAATCTTGACAGATAAGGAAAAATGGCAGGAGGCTAAGACTATAGCAGCAACCTTAGTGGGCTTTATGGGACTTCCTATCTTGGTTACAATTACTCAGAGTATCTTAATGTTTCTATTAGCCTTTGGGTCAGGGCTTATTGATACTAGTGCCCTGTTGATGGGTAAGGAAATTCCAATCTTAAAAAAAAGAGTAGATCTTAAATTTGCAGAGCTTTTGCTGTTAAATAAGGAATACATAGAAAAAAAGGCCGCATCCTATAAAGAAGAAAAAGGATTTTCCTATAATGATTATTTAACTTTATTCTTATATTTTACGGATTTAGATAAGCTTTCCTTTCGTATGATGGATTTAATGCAGGAAAATATTAATCTTCGCTATGGAAGTAATTTTAGAATTTCCAATTGTATTTTTGGCTTTGAGACTGAGGCGGTATTTCATATAAAGCCAATCTTTACAAGTCTGTCATTTTTAAAAAAAATTTTAAAATCTGATTTTAATCAAATTTATATAGTCCAGGGGGATTATAGTTACTAG